Proteins encoded together in one Cellulomonas gilvus ATCC 13127 window:
- the rpsL gene encoding 30S ribosomal protein S12: protein MPTIQQLVRKGRQAKTNKSKTPALKGSPQRRGVCTRVYTTTPKKPNSALRKVARVRLSSGVEVTAYIPGVGHNLQEHSIVLVRGGRVKDLPGVRYKIVRGALDTQGVKNRKQARSRYGAKKG from the coding sequence GTGCCTACGATCCAGCAGCTGGTCCGCAAGGGCCGGCAGGCGAAGACGAACAAGTCGAAGACGCCTGCCCTCAAGGGCAGCCCGCAGCGTCGTGGCGTGTGCACCCGCGTGTACACCACGACCCCCAAGAAGCCGAACTCCGCCCTGCGCAAGGTCGCCCGTGTGCGCCTGTCGTCGGGTGTCGAGGTCACGGCGTACATCCCCGGTGTCGGCCACAACCTGCAGGAGCACTCGATCGTGCTCGTGCGCGGCGGTCGTGTGAAGGACCTCCCGGGTGTCCGCTACAAGATCGTGCGCGGCGCGCTCGACACGCAGGGCGTCAAGAACCGCAAGCAGGCGCGTAGCCGCTACGGCGCGAAGAAGGGCTGA
- the rpsG gene encoding 30S ribosomal protein S7 — MPRKGPAPKRPLIVDPVYGSPVVTQLINKILLDGKKTVAESIVYGALEGVREKTQSDPVVVLKRALDNVRPSLEVRSRRVGGATYQVPVEVRPVRATTLALRWLTDYSRARREKTMTERLMNEILDASNGLGAAVKRREDMHKMAESNRAFAHYRW; from the coding sequence ATGCCTCGTAAGGGTCCCGCCCCGAAGCGGCCGCTGATCGTCGACCCGGTCTACGGGTCGCCCGTCGTCACGCAGCTCATCAACAAGATCCTCCTCGACGGCAAGAAGACCGTCGCGGAGTCGATCGTCTACGGCGCGCTCGAGGGCGTCCGTGAGAAGACCCAGTCCGACCCGGTCGTCGTGCTCAAGCGTGCGCTCGACAACGTGCGTCCCTCGCTCGAGGTCCGTTCGCGCCGTGTCGGTGGTGCCACCTACCAGGTCCCGGTCGAGGTCCGCCCCGTGCGCGCCACGACGCTGGCCCTGCGCTGGCTGACCGACTACTCGCGTGCTCGTCGTGAGAAGACCATGACCGAGCGCCTGATGAACGAGATCCTCGACGCCTCCAACGGCCTGGGTGCCGCTGTGAAGCGCCGTGAGGACATGCACAAGATGGCCGAGTCCAACCGGGCCTTCGCGCACTACCGCTGGTGA
- the fusA gene encoding elongation factor G yields MALDVLTDLTKVRNIGIMAHIDAGKTTTTERILFYTGVNYKIGETHDGASTMDWMEQEQERGITITSAATTCYWKNNQINIIDTPGHVDFTVEVERSLRVLDGAVAVFDGKEGVEPQSETVWRQADKYDVPRICFVNKMDKLGADFYFTVKTIVDRLKAKPLVIQLPIGSENDFIGVVDLVEQRALVWRGETALGEKYEVEEIPADLVEKAEQYRAELLEAVAETDDALLEKFLGGEELTVAEIKSGIRKLTVASQAYPVLCGSAFKNKGVQPMLDAVIDYLPTPLDVPAVAGHDVKDAEIVVERHPDATEPFSALAFKVAAHPFFGKLTYVRVYSGHVEQGAQVLNSTKGKKERIGKLFQMHSNKENPVQAASAGHIYAFIGLKDVTTGDTLCDPSAPVVLESMTFPEPVIDVAIEPKTKGDQEKLSLAIQKLAEEDPTFRVKLDEETGQTVIGGMGELHLDILVDRMRREFKVEANVGKPQVAYRETIRRAVEKIDYTHKKQTGGSGQYAKVQMTFEPLDPAEGELYSFENQVTGGRVPREYIPSVDAGIQSAMQLGVLAGFPLVGVKAILLDGASHDVDSSEMAFKIAGSMILKEAVRKADPALLEPIMAVEVRTPEDYMGDVIGDLNSRRGMIQSMEDATGVKVIRAQVPLSEMFGYVGDLRSKTQGRAVYSMQFDSYAEVPRNVAEEIIKKTRGE; encoded by the coding sequence GTGGCACTTGACGTGCTGACGGACCTCACGAAGGTCCGCAACATCGGCATCATGGCGCACATCGATGCCGGCAAGACGACGACCACCGAGCGGATCCTGTTCTACACCGGGGTCAACTACAAGATCGGTGAGACGCACGACGGTGCGTCGACGATGGACTGGATGGAGCAGGAGCAGGAGCGCGGCATCACGATCACGTCCGCCGCGACGACCTGCTACTGGAAGAACAACCAGATCAACATCATCGACACGCCCGGCCACGTGGACTTCACCGTCGAGGTCGAGCGCTCGCTGCGCGTCCTCGACGGCGCCGTCGCCGTGTTCGACGGCAAGGAGGGTGTCGAGCCCCAGTCCGAGACGGTGTGGCGCCAGGCGGACAAGTACGACGTCCCGCGCATCTGCTTCGTCAACAAGATGGACAAGCTCGGTGCGGACTTCTACTTCACGGTCAAGACGATCGTCGACCGCCTGAAGGCCAAGCCGCTCGTCATCCAGCTCCCGATCGGCTCCGAGAACGACTTCATCGGCGTCGTCGACCTGGTCGAGCAGCGTGCGCTCGTCTGGCGCGGTGAGACCGCGCTGGGCGAGAAGTACGAGGTCGAGGAGATCCCGGCCGACCTGGTGGAGAAGGCGGAGCAGTACCGCGCCGAGCTCCTCGAGGCCGTCGCCGAGACCGACGACGCGCTGCTCGAGAAGTTCCTCGGTGGCGAGGAGCTCACGGTCGCCGAGATCAAGAGCGGCATCCGCAAGCTCACGGTCGCGTCGCAGGCGTACCCCGTGCTGTGCGGCTCGGCGTTCAAGAACAAGGGCGTGCAGCCCATGCTCGACGCCGTGATCGACTACCTCCCGACGCCCCTGGACGTCCCGGCCGTGGCCGGTCACGACGTCAAGGACGCCGAGATCGTCGTCGAGCGTCACCCCGACGCGACCGAGCCGTTCTCGGCCCTCGCGTTCAAGGTCGCCGCGCACCCGTTCTTCGGCAAGCTGACCTACGTCCGCGTCTACTCCGGCCACGTCGAGCAGGGCGCCCAGGTGCTCAACTCGACCAAGGGCAAGAAGGAGCGCATCGGGAAGCTCTTCCAGATGCACTCCAACAAGGAGAACCCGGTCCAGGCGGCGTCCGCCGGCCACATCTACGCGTTCATCGGCCTCAAGGACGTCACCACGGGTGACACCCTGTGCGACCCGAGCGCGCCCGTGGTCCTCGAGTCGATGACCTTCCCGGAGCCCGTCATCGACGTGGCGATCGAGCCGAAGACCAAGGGCGACCAGGAGAAGCTGTCGCTCGCGATCCAGAAGCTCGCCGAGGAGGACCCGACGTTCCGGGTCAAGCTCGACGAGGAGACCGGCCAGACCGTCATCGGCGGCATGGGCGAGCTCCACCTCGACATCCTCGTGGACCGCATGCGTCGCGAGTTCAAGGTCGAGGCCAACGTCGGCAAGCCGCAGGTGGCCTACCGCGAGACGATCCGTCGTGCGGTCGAGAAGATCGACTACACGCACAAGAAGCAGACCGGTGGCTCGGGCCAGTACGCGAAGGTCCAGATGACCTTCGAGCCGCTGGACCCGGCCGAGGGCGAGCTCTACTCGTTCGAGAACCAGGTCACCGGTGGCCGCGTCCCGCGCGAGTACATCCCGTCGGTCGACGCGGGCATCCAGAGCGCGATGCAGCTGGGCGTGCTCGCGGGCTTCCCGCTCGTGGGCGTCAAGGCGATCCTGCTCGACGGTGCGTCGCACGACGTCGACTCCTCCGAGATGGCGTTCAAGATCGCCGGCTCGATGATCCTCAAGGAAGCGGTCCGCAAGGCCGACCCGGCTCTGCTCGAGCCGATCATGGCCGTCGAGGTCCGCACCCCCGAGGACTACATGGGTGATGTCATCGGCGACCTGAACTCGCGCCGCGGCATGATCCAGTCGATGGAGGACGCGACGGGCGTGAAGGTCATCCGCGCCCAGGTGCCTCTCTCGGAGATGTTCGGGTACGTGGGCGACCTGCGGTCGAAGACCCAGGGTCGCGCGGTGTACTCGATGCAGTTCGACAGCTACGCCGAGGTTCCTCGTAACGTTGCCGAGGAGATCATCAAGAAGACCCGGGGCGAGTAA
- the tuf gene encoding elongation factor Tu, translated as MGKAKFERTKPHVNIGTIGHVDHGKTTLTAAISKVLHDKYPDLNPFTPFDEIDKAPEEKQRGITINIAHVEYQTEKRHYAHVDAPGHADYIKNMITGAAQMDGAILVVAATDGPMAQTREHVLLARQVGVPYLLVALNKSDVVDDEEILELVEVEVRELLSAQGFAGDDVPVVRVSGLKALEGDPVWVKSVEDLLDAVDENVPDPVRDIDKPFLMPIEDVFTITGRGTVVTGRVERGRLKVNEEVEIVGIKEKALKTTVTGVEMFRKLLDYAEAGENVGLLLRGTKREEVERGQVVVKPGSITPHTEFEGQAYILAKDEGGRHNPFYTNYRPQFYFRTTDVTGVITLPEGTEMVMPGDNTEISVTLIQPIAMEEGLGFAIREGGRTVGSGRVTKIIK; from the coding sequence GTGGGCAAGGCGAAGTTCGAGCGGACGAAGCCGCACGTCAACATCGGGACCATCGGTCACGTCGACCACGGCAAGACGACGCTGACCGCCGCGATCTCGAAGGTGCTGCACGACAAGTACCCGGACCTGAACCCCTTCACGCCGTTCGACGAGATCGACAAGGCGCCTGAGGAGAAGCAGCGCGGTATCACCATCAACATCGCGCACGTGGAGTACCAGACGGAGAAGCGCCACTACGCGCACGTCGACGCTCCCGGTCACGCCGACTACATCAAGAACATGATCACGGGTGCGGCGCAGATGGACGGCGCCATCCTCGTGGTCGCGGCGACGGACGGCCCGATGGCCCAGACGCGTGAGCACGTCCTGCTCGCGCGCCAGGTCGGCGTGCCCTACCTGCTGGTCGCGCTGAACAAGTCCGACGTGGTCGACGACGAGGAGATCCTCGAGCTCGTCGAGGTCGAGGTGCGCGAGCTCCTCTCCGCGCAGGGCTTCGCGGGCGACGACGTGCCGGTCGTGCGCGTCTCCGGCCTGAAGGCGCTCGAGGGCGACCCGGTCTGGGTCAAGTCCGTCGAGGACCTGCTGGACGCGGTCGACGAGAACGTCCCGGACCCGGTCCGCGACATCGACAAGCCGTTCCTCATGCCGATCGAGGACGTCTTCACGATCACCGGCCGTGGCACGGTCGTCACCGGTCGTGTCGAGCGTGGCCGCCTCAAGGTGAACGAGGAGGTCGAGATCGTCGGTATCAAGGAGAAGGCGCTCAAGACCACGGTCACCGGCGTCGAGATGTTCCGCAAGCTGCTCGACTACGCCGAGGCGGGCGAGAACGTCGGCCTGCTGCTGCGTGGCACGAAGCGCGAGGAGGTCGAGCGCGGCCAGGTCGTCGTGAAGCCGGGTTCGATCACGCCGCACACCGAGTTCGAGGGCCAGGCGTACATCCTGGCCAAGGACGAGGGTGGGCGTCACAACCCCTTCTACACGAACTACCGTCCGCAGTTCTACTTCCGGACGACCGACGTCACCGGCGTCATCACGCTGCCCGAGGGCACCGAGATGGTCATGCCTGGCGACAACACCGAGATCTCCGTCACGCTGATCCAGCCCATCGCGATGGAGGAGGGCCTCGGCTTCGCCATCCGTGAGGGTGGCCGCACCGTCGGCTCGGGCCGCGTCACCAAGATCATCAAGTGA
- a CDS encoding calpain family cysteine peptidase encodes MNALPGDPTAVRTVAATVLETTTAMTEVGSIVGAQRTALSWEGDAADAVERRLTTTLAGADGLGSAAADVAAALLDYADVLDKAQDAARDAAADAARARRRYEADRFDLLAYAEHAVARGALLAAGAAAQVAARVAADRIRAAMGAGVPAADALADVVHRDRAVPDDVLTRGSFDPEDVQQHAIGSCYVLSTLMGLLRTDAGDDFLREHVRWDPARRGYVVTLYDDGKPVEVLVDAVYDEGVEHGPGGNGVGIVSIYEAALGLHLGYTDLDNGGLPEHAMETITGRDADAYSTTDSGRNGWARSQDDIRDRLQDGASVTADTGGRPDPTEVQAQVRRNGQVVDVDVTVSGAHAYMVERIEADGSVWVRNPWGVGNPYDDGEAFRLTAQDFARIFGRVSVSEVPA; translated from the coding sequence GTGAACGCGCTGCCGGGCGATCCGACCGCAGTCCGCACCGTGGCGGCGACGGTGCTCGAGACGACCACCGCGATGACGGAGGTCGGGAGCATCGTCGGCGCGCAGCGCACCGCGCTCAGCTGGGAGGGCGACGCGGCCGACGCCGTCGAGCGTCGTCTGACCACGACTCTCGCGGGTGCGGACGGGCTCGGCTCGGCCGCCGCGGACGTCGCAGCCGCGCTGCTGGACTACGCGGACGTGCTCGACAAGGCGCAGGATGCCGCACGGGACGCGGCGGCGGATGCCGCGAGGGCGCGCCGGCGCTACGAGGCCGACCGGTTCGACCTCCTCGCGTACGCGGAGCACGCGGTGGCGCGCGGCGCACTGCTCGCGGCGGGCGCGGCCGCACAGGTCGCGGCGCGGGTCGCGGCCGACCGCATCCGGGCGGCCATGGGGGCCGGCGTGCCGGCAGCGGACGCGCTGGCCGACGTGGTGCACCGCGACCGTGCGGTGCCGGACGACGTGCTGACGCGCGGTTCGTTCGACCCGGAGGACGTGCAGCAGCACGCGATCGGCTCGTGCTACGTGCTCTCGACGCTCATGGGTCTGCTGCGCACCGATGCGGGCGACGACTTCCTGCGTGAGCACGTGCGGTGGGACCCGGCGCGGCGCGGCTACGTCGTGACGCTGTACGACGACGGCAAGCCGGTCGAGGTGCTCGTCGACGCCGTGTACGACGAGGGCGTCGAGCACGGTCCGGGTGGTAACGGCGTGGGGATCGTCTCGATCTACGAGGCGGCGCTCGGGCTCCACCTCGGCTACACCGATCTCGACAACGGTGGCCTGCCGGAGCACGCGATGGAGACGATCACCGGCCGCGACGCGGACGCATACTCGACGACGGACAGCGGCAGGAACGGCTGGGCGCGGTCGCAGGACGACATCCGGGACCGGCTCCAGGACGGCGCCTCGGTCACGGCCGACACGGGCGGTCGGCCCGACCCGACCGAGGTCCAGGCCCAGGTACGCCGTAACGGGCAGGTGGTGGACGTCGACGTGACGGTCTCGGGTGCGCACGCCTACATGGTCGAGCGGATCGAGGCCGACGGGTCGGTCTGGGTCCGCAACCCGTGGGGGGTCGGGAACCCGTACGACGACGGCGAGGCCTTCCGGCTCACCGCGCAGGACTTCGCGCGCATCTTCGGGCGTGTCTCGGTCTCGGAGGTGCCCGCATGA
- a CDS encoding LacI family DNA-binding transcriptional regulator, translating into MPDDAAAAAPTRGRRRTGPSIGDVARLAGVSPQTVSRVSTSALNVRPETRQRVLDAMEQLGYSPNNAARALRYGSFRTIGLVAHRLSRTGEARTMEAVVEAARRERYTVTLVDVETPSSADVDAAVQRLTHQSIDGLVIIRAETATPTTLALPPRVPVVVSDSRFVGHHPAVGADQTSGTIAAVDHLLGLGHRTVHHLAGPLDSNPAQMRAAAWADALRAAGRDVPPPLHGDWSARSGYVNGLAVAADADVTAVLCANDEMAAGLVRALYEQGRRVPEDVSVVGFDDIPLAEYLWPPLTSVRQDFAQIGERLIELLLRQVEGGESLDDQHVLVPTTLIERSSTAAPRRS; encoded by the coding sequence ATGCCCGACGACGCAGCCGCGGCCGCCCCGACCCGGGGCCGGCGCCGCACCGGCCCCTCCATCGGCGACGTCGCGCGGCTCGCCGGCGTCTCCCCGCAGACAGTCTCCCGCGTCTCGACGAGCGCGCTCAACGTCCGGCCCGAGACGCGTCAGCGCGTGCTCGACGCGATGGAGCAGCTGGGCTACTCGCCGAACAACGCCGCCCGCGCGTTGCGCTACGGCAGCTTCCGCACGATCGGCCTGGTGGCGCACCGGCTGTCCCGCACCGGTGAGGCCCGCACCATGGAGGCCGTGGTCGAGGCCGCGCGGCGCGAGCGGTACACCGTGACGCTCGTCGACGTCGAGACCCCGTCGTCGGCCGACGTCGACGCGGCCGTGCAGCGCCTCACGCACCAGTCCATCGACGGTCTGGTCATCATCCGCGCCGAGACCGCGACGCCCACCACGCTCGCGCTGCCGCCGCGCGTGCCCGTCGTGGTGTCCGACTCACGCTTCGTGGGACACCACCCCGCCGTCGGTGCGGACCAGACGTCGGGCACGATCGCGGCCGTCGACCACCTGCTCGGCCTGGGCCACCGCACCGTGCACCACCTGGCGGGCCCGCTGGACTCCAACCCCGCGCAGATGCGCGCCGCCGCGTGGGCGGACGCGCTGCGCGCCGCGGGGCGGGACGTGCCCCCGCCGCTGCACGGCGACTGGAGCGCCCGCTCGGGCTACGTGAACGGGCTCGCGGTCGCCGCGGACGCCGACGTCACGGCCGTGCTGTGCGCGAACGACGAGATGGCTGCGGGCCTGGTGCGCGCGCTCTACGAGCAGGGGCGCCGCGTCCCCGAGGACGTCTCGGTGGTCGGGTTCGACGACATCCCGCTCGCCGAGTACCTGTGGCCACCCCTGACGTCGGTGCGTCAGGACTTCGCGCAGATCGGCGAGCGCCTGATCGAGCTGCTGCTGCGTCAGGTCGAGGGCGGCGAGTCGCTCGACGACCAGCACGTGCTGGTCCCCACCACGCTCATCGAGCGCAGCAGCACGGCGGCGCCGCGTCGGTCCTGA
- a CDS encoding carbohydrate ABC transporter permease has protein sequence MAQLTAVAPASRTRKGRSLRGSWTGWGFVGPFMIVFALVFLAPIAYSIYLSLFRKQLVGGNAFVGVDNYTQAFQDPQFWSGFGHVVTFLAVQVPIMLGIALLVALALDSGRLYGRNFFRISIFLPYAVPAVVATLMWGFMYGTRFGLVGNINKALGVDLPNPLSPDLVLASIGNIVTWEFVGYNMLIFYSALRVIPGTLYEAAEIDGAGQWRVIRAIKLPAIRGALVIATIFSIIGSFQLFNEPSILQSLAPNAITTYFTPNLYAYSLSFSGQQYNYSATVAIVMGLITMVIAYVVQLRGMRKEA, from the coding sequence GTGGCCCAGCTGACCGCCGTCGCACCGGCGTCCCGCACACGCAAGGGGCGAAGCCTGCGCGGTTCCTGGACCGGCTGGGGTTTCGTCGGCCCGTTCATGATCGTCTTCGCGCTGGTCTTCCTGGCGCCGATCGCGTACTCGATCTACCTCAGCCTGTTCCGCAAGCAGCTCGTCGGCGGCAACGCGTTCGTCGGCGTCGACAACTACACGCAGGCGTTCCAGGACCCCCAGTTCTGGTCCGGGTTCGGCCACGTCGTGACGTTCCTCGCGGTGCAGGTGCCGATCATGCTCGGCATCGCGCTCCTGGTGGCGCTCGCGCTCGACAGCGGACGGCTCTACGGCCGCAACTTCTTCCGGATCTCGATCTTCCTGCCGTACGCGGTCCCCGCGGTCGTCGCGACCCTGATGTGGGGCTTCATGTACGGCACGCGGTTCGGGCTGGTGGGCAACATCAACAAGGCGCTGGGTGTGGACCTGCCCAACCCGCTGTCGCCCGACCTGGTGCTCGCGTCGATCGGCAACATCGTGACCTGGGAGTTCGTCGGCTACAACATGCTGATCTTCTACTCGGCGCTGCGCGTGATCCCCGGCACGCTGTACGAGGCCGCCGAGATCGACGGCGCCGGCCAGTGGCGGGTCATCCGGGCGATCAAGCTCCCCGCGATCCGCGGCGCGCTCGTCATCGCGACGATCTTCTCGATCATCGGCAGCTTCCAGCTGTTCAACGAGCCGAGCATCCTGCAGAGCCTCGCGCCGAACGCGATCACCACGTACTTCACCCCGAACCTGTACGCCTACTCGCTGTCCTTCTCGGGTCAGCAGTACAACTACTCGGCCACCGTCGCGATCGTCATGGGCCTGATCACCATGGTCATCGCCTACGTGGTCCAGCTGCGCGGCATGCGCAAGGAGGCCTGA
- a CDS encoding carbohydrate ABC transporter permease — protein MTGTDLAPARRTTRTGRGPARLRPLPPRSARRQRKSPLLTALTAIVLLYSLVPLAWLLINATKSQSDLFDSFGLWFGDGFALWDNIRATLTYDDGIFVRWLGNTVLYVVLGAGGATALAVLGGYGLAKFRFPGKRWVFAVVIGAVAVPGTALAVPTFLMFSKMGLTNTPWAVIIPSLISPFGLYLMWTFAAEAIPTELLEAARMDGAGEVRTFFRICLPLLAPGIVTVLLFTMVATWNNYFLPLIMLKDPTWYPLTLGLNAWNAQAATAGGEAVFNLVITGSVLTILPLIVAFLFLQRYWQSGLAAGSVKE, from the coding sequence GTGACCGGCACCGACCTCGCCCCCGCGCGGCGCACCACCCGCACGGGCCGCGGACCGGCACGGCTGCGGCCGCTGCCGCCGCGCTCGGCGCGTCGCCAGCGCAAGAGCCCGCTGCTGACCGCGCTCACCGCGATCGTCCTGCTCTACAGCCTGGTCCCGCTCGCGTGGCTGCTGATCAACGCGACCAAGTCGCAGTCGGACCTGTTCGACTCGTTCGGCCTGTGGTTCGGCGACGGCTTCGCGCTGTGGGACAACATCCGCGCCACGCTCACGTACGACGACGGCATCTTCGTGCGGTGGCTCGGCAACACCGTGCTGTACGTGGTGCTGGGCGCCGGCGGTGCGACCGCGCTGGCCGTGCTCGGCGGCTACGGGCTCGCGAAGTTCCGGTTCCCGGGCAAGCGGTGGGTCTTCGCCGTGGTCATCGGCGCGGTCGCGGTGCCCGGCACGGCGCTCGCGGTCCCGACGTTCCTCATGTTCAGCAAGATGGGCCTCACCAACACGCCGTGGGCCGTCATCATCCCGTCGCTGATCTCGCCGTTCGGGCTGTACCTCATGTGGACGTTCGCCGCGGAGGCGATCCCCACCGAGCTGCTCGAGGCGGCGCGCATGGACGGTGCGGGGGAGGTGCGGACGTTCTTCCGCATCTGCCTGCCGCTGCTGGCCCCCGGCATCGTCACGGTGCTGCTGTTCACCATGGTCGCGACGTGGAACAACTACTTCCTGCCGCTCATCATGCTCAAGGACCCCACGTGGTACCCGCTGACGCTGGGACTCAACGCGTGGAACGCCCAGGCCGCCACCGCCGGCGGCGAGGCGGTGTTCAACCTGGTGATCACCGGTTCGGTGCTCACCATCCTGCCCCTGATCGTCGCCTTCCTGTTCCTGCAGCGGTACTGGCAGTCGGGTCTGGCTGCGGGTTCGGTCAAGGAGTAG
- a CDS encoding ABC transporter substrate-binding protein, with the protein MTPTFRTVTRTAAVAAALALALTACGGGDTKDDATTPAGGDTPAAGGLSGSLTVWAWEPTLEKVVADFETANPDVDVELVNAGTGNDQYTALQNAIAAGSGVPDVGQIEYYALPQFALGESLADLGPLGATELDGTFTPGPWAAVKQGEGIYGLPMDSGPMALFYNKDVFEKAGVEVPTTWDEYLEAARAIHKADPNAYIANDTGDAGFATSMIWQAGGQPYKVDGTTVSIDFTDPGSTKFAELWQKLIDEDLLAPISSWSDEWYQGLGNGSIATLTIGAWMPANLESGVPAGKGKWQVAQMPQWEAGGSATAENGGSSLAVMKASKNAELAYEFVKYANAGEGVQTRIDGGAFPATTAELNSDEFKNKEFPYFGGQKVNEVLAQSAADVVEGWQYLPFQVYANSVFNDNVGQAYVSDTTLVDGLAAWQKASVEYGKQQGFTVE; encoded by the coding sequence ATGACCCCCACGTTCCGCACGGTGACGCGCACCGCCGCCGTCGCCGCGGCCCTGGCGCTCGCCCTGACCGCCTGCGGCGGCGGCGACACCAAGGACGACGCCACCACCCCCGCGGGTGGCGACACCCCCGCCGCCGGAGGTCTCTCCGGGTCCCTGACGGTGTGGGCCTGGGAGCCCACCCTCGAGAAGGTCGTCGCCGACTTCGAGACCGCCAACCCCGACGTCGACGTCGAGCTGGTCAACGCCGGCACGGGCAACGACCAGTACACGGCGCTCCAGAACGCGATCGCCGCGGGTTCGGGCGTCCCGGACGTCGGTCAGATCGAGTACTACGCGCTGCCGCAGTTCGCGCTCGGCGAGTCGCTCGCGGACCTCGGTCCGCTCGGTGCGACCGAGCTCGACGGCACGTTCACGCCCGGCCCGTGGGCCGCGGTCAAGCAGGGCGAGGGCATCTACGGCCTGCCCATGGACTCGGGCCCGATGGCGCTGTTCTACAACAAGGACGTCTTCGAGAAGGCCGGCGTCGAGGTCCCCACCACGTGGGACGAGTACCTCGAGGCGGCCCGCGCGATCCACAAGGCCGACCCGAACGCCTACATCGCGAACGACACGGGTGACGCGGGCTTCGCGACCAGCATGATCTGGCAGGCCGGCGGCCAGCCGTACAAGGTCGACGGCACCACCGTCTCGATCGACTTCACGGATCCGGGCAGCACCAAGTTCGCCGAGCTGTGGCAGAAGCTCATCGACGAGGACCTGCTCGCCCCGATCAGCTCGTGGAGCGACGAGTGGTACCAGGGCCTGGGCAACGGGTCGATCGCGACCCTGACCATCGGCGCCTGGATGCCGGCGAACCTCGAGTCGGGCGTCCCGGCCGGCAAGGGCAAGTGGCAGGTCGCGCAGATGCCGCAGTGGGAGGCCGGCGGCTCCGCCACGGCCGAGAACGGCGGCTCGTCGCTCGCGGTGATGAAGGCGTCGAAGAACGCCGAGCTCGCGTACGAGTTCGTCAAGTACGCGAACGCCGGTGAGGGCGTCCAGACCCGCATCGACGGCGGTGCGTTCCCGGCCACGACGGCCGAGCTGAACTCCGACGAGTTCAAGAACAAGGAGTTCCCGTACTTCGGTGGCCAGAAGGTCAACGAGGTGCTCGCGCAGTCCGCTGCGGACGTCGTCGAGGGCTGGCAGTACCTGCCGTTCCAGGTCTACGCGAATTCCGTCTTCAACGACAACGTCGGCCAGGCGTACGTCTCCGACACGACGCTCGTCGACGGCCTCGCCGCGTGGCAGAAGGCGTCGGTCGAGTACGGCAAGCAGCAGGGCTTCACGGTCGAGTGA